The following are from one region of the Uloborus diversus isolate 005 unplaced genomic scaffold, Udiv.v.3.1 scaffold_629, whole genome shotgun sequence genome:
- the LOC129233687 gene encoding serine/threonine-protein phosphatase 6 regulatory ankyrin repeat subunit B-like, translated as SDSERSFHDSELNFHGSELSFHDSERNFHSSDSSSDGEDSSDGECSFDGEDSSDGECSSDGERSSDSELNSEEPPRKKYKNSSLTYRRTKIHDAVSCWDIITLKEILQNETHLVDVQDEYGKTALHIAAEQGNTQIALLLLSVGADMSLQEQVGMTALHIALKHSYEETAKVLINAEAKNDIQDKNGKTALHYATEKKYIEVVKKLLAAGVNTQLQDKSGKTALHVALKERSQDVAELLVEADSKNNIQDKCGKTALHYASEWGCKGVVRKMLASGANTSLQDKSGRTALHVALKKFNKMSAELLVEADSTNNIQDKDGKTALHYASERFYYEEVVRKLVASGANTRLQDNTGKTALHVALKECSNKTAKLLVEADSTNNIQDKDGKTALHYASEHNHEEVVRKLVASGANTRLQDDTGKTALHVALKECSNKTAELLVEADSTNNIQDKDGKTALHYASEHNHEEVVRKLVASGANTRLQDNTGKTALHVALKECSNKTAELLVEADSTNNIQDKDGKTALHYASEHNHEEVVRKLVASGANTRLQDNMGKTALHVALKECSNKTAELLVEADSTNNIQDKDGKTALHYASEHNHEEVVRKLVASGANTRLQDNTGKTALHVALIERSKKAAELLVEADSTNNIQDKDGKTALHYASEHNHEEVVRKLVASGANTRLQDNTGKTALHVALKECSKKAAELLVKADSTNNIQDKDGKTALHYASERFYYEEVVRKLVASGANTRLQDNTGKTALHVALIERSKKAAELLVEADSTNNIQDKDGKTALHYASKHFYYEEVVRKLLASGANTRLQDDTGKTALHVALKEQSQKAAELLVEADSTNNIQDKDGKTALHYASERFYYEEVVRKLLASGANTRLQDNTGKTALHVALKECSNKTAKLLVEADSTNNIQDKDGKTALHYASEHNHEEVVRKLVASGANTRLQDNTGKTALHVALKECSKKAAELLVEADSTNNIQDKDGKTALHYASERFYYEEVVRKLVASSANTRLQDDTGKTALHVALKEQSQKAAELLVEADSTNNIQDKDGKTALHYASERFYYEEVVRKLLASGANTRLQDNTGKTALHVALKEQSQKAAELLVEADSTNNIQDKDGKTALHYASERFYYEEVVRKLLASGANTRLQDNTGKTALHVALKECSNKTAKLLVEADSTNNIQDKDGKTALHYASEHKHEEVVRKLVASGANTRLQDNMGRTALHVALKECSNKTAKLLVEADSTNNIQDKDGKTALHYASEHNHEQVVRKLVASGANTRLQDNTGKTALHVALIERSKKAAELLVEADSTNNIQDKDGKTALHYASEHNHEEVVRKLVASGANTRLQDNTGKTALHVALIERSKKAAELLVEADSTNNIQDKDGKTALHYASECDYEEVVRKLLASGANTRLQDDTGKTALHVALKEQSQKAAEVLAAADAENNIKDEDGETALHYASENSYVEVVKKLLFCDMNPCVNNNKGLYPLKVALNKGNNDVAKMILSMCALRDICIDWKDVGLENDYITYFVSLLSEFEAELQRMKQTKLDKNILSLHDISCRHISEVARCLRKENAHSVLLVDKAALNFPNYGELLSFKIRRAERRRILNGQCWQCFAFLSRKLPLLPWLCIEVILAFLSELEMKNFVKAFIVES; from the coding sequence aaagaaatataaaaattcgaGTCTTACATACCGAAGAACAAAGATTCATGATGCCGTTTCCTGTTGGGATATTATTACTCTTAAAGAAATTCTTCAGAATGAAACGCATTTGGTAGATGTGCAAGACGAATACGGAAAGACAGCCTTACACATAGCTGCTGAACAAGGGAATACGCAAATAGCATTACTGCTTTTGTCTGTGGGTGCTGATATGAGCCTGCAAGAGCAAGTGGGCATGACCGCTCTCCATATAGCTTTGAAACATAGCTACGAAGAAACAGCAAAAGTTCTTATCAACGCAGAAGCGAAGAATGACATACAAGATAAAAATGGTAAGACTGCCTTGCATTATGCaacagaaaagaaatacatagaaGTTGTGAAGAAACTTTTAGCTGCTGGTGTTAATACCCAACTTCAAGACAAATCGGGAAAGACGGCCCTCCATGTAGCTTTGAAAGAGCGTAGCCAAGATGTAGCAGAATTGCTTGTCGAGGCAGACTCGAAAAACAACATTCAAGATAAATGTGGAAAGACTGCATTACATTATGCATCAGAGTGGGGTTGTAAAGGTGTTGTAAGGAAAATGTTGGCTTCAGGTGCTAATACCAGTCTTCAAGATAAATCGGGAAGGACGGCCCTCCATGtagctttgaaaaaatttaacaaaatgtcaGCAGAACTGCTTGTCGAGGCAGACTCTACAAACAACATTCAAGATAAGGATGGAAAGACTGCATTACATTATGCATCAGAGCGCTTTTATTATGAAGAAGTTGTAAGGAAGCTGGTGGCTTCAGGTGCTAACACCCGTCTTCAAGACAACACGGGAAAGACGGCCCTCCATGTAGCTTTAAAAGAGTGCAGCAATAAGACAGCAAAATTGCTTGTTGAGGCAGACTCTACAAACAACATTCAAGATAAGGATGGAAAGACTGCATTACATTATGCATCAGAGCACAATCATGAAGAAGTTGTAAGGAAGCTGGTGGCTTCAGGTGCTAATACCCGTCTTCAAGACGACACGGGAAAGACGGCCCTCCATGTAGCTTTAAAAGAGTGCAGCAATAAGACAGCAGAATTGCTTGTCGAGGCAGACTCTACAAACAACATTCAAGATAAGGATGGAAAGACTGCATTACATTATGCATCAGAGCACAATCATGAAGAAGTTGTAAGGAAGCTGGTGGCTTCAGGTGCTAACACCCGTCTTCAAGACAACACGGGAAAGACGGCCCTCCATGTAGCTTTAAAAGAGTGCAGCAATAAAACAGCAGAATTGCTTGTCGAGGCAGACTCTACAAACAACATTCAGGATAAGGATGGAAAGACTGCATTACATTATGCATCAGAGCACAATCATGAAGAAGTTGTAAGGAAGCTGGTGGCTTCAGGTGCTAACACCCGTCTTCAAGACAACATGGGAAAGACGGCCCTCCATGTAGCTTTAAAAGAGTGCAGCAATAAGACAGCAGAATTGCTTGTCGAGGCAGACTCTACAAACAACATTCAAGATAAGGATGGAAAGACTGCATTACATTATGCATCAGAGCACAATCATGAAGAAGTTGTAAGGAAGCTGGTGGCTTCAGGTGCTAACACCCGTCTTCAAGACAACACGGGAAAGACGGCCCTCCATGTCGCTTTAATAGAGCGCAGCAAAAAGGCAGCAGAATTGCTTGTCGAGGCAGACTCTACAAACAACATTCAAGATAAGGATGGAAAGACTGCATTACATTATGCATCAGAGCACAATCATGAAGAAGTTGTAAGGAAGCTGGTGGCTTCAGGTGCTAACACCCGTCTTCAAGACAACACGGGAAAGACGGCCCTCCATGTCGCTTTAAAAGAGTGCAGCAAAAAGGCAGCAGAATTGCTTGTCAAGGCAGACTCTACAAACAACATTCAAGATAAGGATGGAAAGACTGCATTACATTATGCATCAGAGCGCTTTTATTATGAAGAAGTTGTAAGGAAGCTGGTGGCTTCAGGTGCTAACACCCGTCTTCAAGACAACACGGGAAAGACGGCCCTCCATGTCGCTTTAATAGAGCGCAGCAAAAAGGCAGCAGAATTGCTTGTCGAGGCAGACTCTACAAACAACATTCAAGATAAGGATGGAAAGACTGCATTACATTATGCATCAAAGCACTTTTATTATGAAGAAGTTGTAAGGAAGCTGTTGGCTTCAGGTGCTAATACCCGTCTTCAAGATGACACGGGAAAGACGGCCCTCCATGTAGCTTTGAAAGAGCAAAGCCAAAAAGCAGCAGAATTGCTTGTCGAGGCAGACTCTACAAACAACATTCAAGATAAGGATGGAAAGACTGCATTACATTATGCATCAGAGCGCTTTTATTATGAAGAAGTTGTAAGGAAGCTGTTGGCTTCAGGTGCTAACACCCGTCTTCAAGACAACACGGGAAAGACGGCCCTCCATGTAGCTTTAAAAGAGTGCAGCAATAAGACAGCAAAATTGCTTGTCGAGGCAGACTCTACAAACAACATTCAAGATAAGGATGGAAAGACTGCATTACATTATGCATCAGAGCACAATCATGAAGAAGTTGTAAGGAAGCTGGTGGCTTCAGGTGCTAACACCCGTCTTCAAGACAACACGGGAAAGACGGCCCTCCATGTCGCTTTAAAAGAGTGCAGCAAAAAGGCAGCAGAATTGCTTGTCGAGGCAGACTCTACAAACAACATTCAAGATAAGGATGGAAAGACTGCATTACATTATGCATCAGAGCGCTTTTATTATGAAGAAGTTGTAAGGAAGCTGGTGGCTTCAAGTGCTAATACCCGTCTTCAAGATGACACGGGAAAGACGGCCCTCCATGTAGCTTTGAAAGAGCAAAGCCAAAAAGCAGCAGAATTGCTTGTCGAGGCAGACTCTACAAACAACATTCAAGATAAGGATGGAAAGACTGCATTACATTATGCATCAGAGCGCTTTTATTATGAAGAAGTTGTAAGGAAGCTGTTGGCTTCAGGTGCTAACACCCGTCTTCAAGACAACACGGGAAAGACGGCCCTCCATGTAGCTTTGAAAGAGCAAAGCCAAAAAGCAGCAGAATTGCTTGTCGAGGCAGACTCTACAAACAACATTCAAGATAAGGATGGAAAGACTGCATTACATTATGCATCAGAGCGCTTTTATTATGAAGAAGTTGTAAGGAAGCTGTTGGCTTCAGGTGCTAACACCCGTCTTCAAGACAACACGGGAAAGACGGCCCTCCATGTAGCTTTAAAAGAGTGCAGCAATAAGACAGCAAAATTGCTTGTCGAGGCAGACTCTACAAACAACATTCAAGATAAGGATGGAAAGACTGCATTACATTATGCATCAGAGCACAAACATGAAGAAGTTGTAAGGAAGCTGGTGGCTTCAGGTGCTAACACCCGTCTTCAAGACAACATGGGAAGGACGGCCCTCCATGTAGCTTTAAAAGAGTGCAGCAATAAGACAGCAAAATTGCTTGTCGAGGCAGACTCTACAAACAACATTCAAGATAAGGATGGAAAGACTGCATTACATTATGCATCAGAGCACAATCATGAACAAGTTGTAAGGAAGCTGGTGGCTTCAGGTGCTAACACCCGTCTTCAAGACAACACGGGAAAGACGGCCCTCCATGTCGCTTTAATAGAGCGCAGCAAAAAGGCAGCAGAATTGCTTGTCGAGGCAGACTCTACAAACAACATTCAAGATAAGGATGGAAAGACTGCATTACATTATGCATCAGAGCACAATCATGAAGAAGTTGTAAGGAAGCTGGTGGCTTCAGGTGCTAACACCCGTCTTCAAGACAACACGGGAAAGACGGCCCTCCATGTCGCTTTAATAGAGCGCAGCAAAAAGGCAGCAGAATTGCTTGTTGAGGCAGACTCTACAAACAACATTCAAGATAAGGATGGAAAGACTGCATTACATTATGCATCAGAATGCGATTATGAAGAAGTTGTAAGGAAGCTGTTGGCTTCAGGTGCTAATACCCGTCTTCAAGATGACACGGGAAAGACGGCCCTCCATGTAGCTTTGAAAGAGCAAAGCCAAAAAGCAGCAGAAGTACTTGCCGCGGCAGATGCCGAAAACAACATAAAAGATGAAGATGGAGAGACTGCTTTGCATTATGCGTCAGAAAATTCATATGTAGAAGTGGTCAAGAAGCTTTTGTTTTGTGACATGAATCCATGCGTGAATAATAATAAAGGGCTGTACCCTTTGAAAGTGGCTCTGAATAAAGGAAATaatgatgttgcaaaaatgattCTTTCGATGTGTGCTCTGAGAGATATTTGTATTGATTGGAAAGACGTGGGTCTTGAGAATGATTATATAACCTACTTTGTATCACTGCTTTCGGAATTTGAAGCTGAGTTACAGCGGATGAAGCAGACAAAGTTGGACAAAAATATTCTCTCTCTGCATGATATTTCTTGTAGACATATAAGCGAGGTAGCACGATGTCTGAGGAAGGAAAACGCTCATAGTGTTTTGCTTGTGGACAAGGCTGCTTTAAACTTTCCAAATTATGGTgaattactttcttttaaaataaggAGGGCTGAAAGGAGACGAATCCTAAATGGTCAGTGTTGGCAATGCTTCGCTTTTTTGTCTCGTAAATTACCGCTACTGCCATGGTTGTGCATCGAAGTCATATTAGCTTTTTTGAGTGagcttgaaatgaaaaattttgttaagGCTTTCATAGTTGAATCTTAA